A window of Candidatus Methylomirabilota bacterium genomic DNA:
CCTCGGCCAAGGTCTCCGTGGACGACATGCCATCGGGCCCGGCCGTCTGGTCGCCCGCGGCGATGCGGCGCTTGAGGGCGGCCACCCGGATCATGAAGAACTCGTCCAGGTTCGAGCTGAAGATGGCGAGGAACTTCACGCGCTCGAGCAGGGGCACGCTCGGGTCCTGCGCCTCCTCGAGCACGCGCCGGTTGAATTCGAGCCACGAGAGCTCCCGATTGACGAAGGCGTCGGAGTTCATATCAGCCTCGACCGTTGAACGTTTCGCGCAGGAGAATGCCGTCCCGGACGCCCCGCGTGCAGACCATGAGCCGCAGATAGCCGCCGAACACCATGACCTCTTCGATGACGATGGCCCCGGCCAGGATGATGTCGGCCCGCTCGGCCTTGAGCCCGCGAATCGACTGGCGCTTCCGCCGGGAGAGGGCTTCCAGCCGTTCGCGGATGGCCGTGATGTCGGACTGCTGGAGGGTGAGCCCGTGGCGGTGCTTGCGCTCGCCGCGATGGGCGCGCAGGTGCATGCTCGCGAGCGAGCGCACGGTGCCCCCCATCCCGACCATGACCTCGCCCCGCCCTGCCGCCGGGAGCGTCCCCGCGAGCCGCTTGCGGACCTCCTGACGAAAGGCCTGGAGCTCGCGCGACCGCGGCCGATTGGCGCGCAGGAACGTGCTCGTCGTCCTCACGGCGCCCAGGGGCAGGCTGGCCATTGACACCACCTTGCGATCCCGTACCCGGCTCAGCTGCAGGCTGGCCCCGCCCAGGTCGGCCACCACCCCATCCTTGAAGGACAGGCTGTCCAGCGCGGCATCCACGCCGAGCTTCGCCTCGTCCCTCGCGCTCAGGACCTGCACGTCTATTCCCTCCTTGCGACGGAGCGGTCCGAGAAGCTGCTCCGGGTTGCGCGCGCCCCTCACGGCCGAGGTCGCCACCGCCACCACGCGCGGACCCCAGGCGTTCGGAGAGTAGCGGGAGAAGAACCGGTGCACGGCCTTGAGCGTCTCCTCGATCGCCTCGCGGGGCAGGGTGCCGGGAGCTCCGCCGCCGAGCCGCGTGGGCACTCGTTCCTCCACGAGCACGCGGTAGCCGGCGCCCGGGGTGATACGGGCGAGCAGGAAGCGAACGGCCGTCGAGCCCAGATCGACGATGGCGACCACTTCCGGCTTTGTGCGGGAATCCTCGTGCCGGCGACCCATCAGGTCAAGTTACGAAAGTGTTACGGAGCAGACTCGCCTCCTTTAATCCCGCCAGAGCCCGGCCCCGCCCGCCATCCCGGCCGTATTGGGCACGATGGTGACGTCGGGATCTGGCTTGAAATCGATCTTTTTGGCATTGCCGCCGCCGATATAGAGGTGGTCGAAGTTGACCAAGGCCCGGATCTGGGCAATGGCCCGCTTCACCCGCTTGTTCCATTTCCGCTTGCCCACCCGCCTGCGCGCTACATTGCCGACATGCTCGTCATATGTCTCGCCCTTCCGGCAGGGGTGGCGCCCCAGCTCGATGTGGGGCGCGAGCCGACCATCGACATAGATCCCGGTGCCGAAGCCGGTGCCGAGCGTGATGATCATCTCGAGACCCTTGCCGGCAATGACCGCGAGCCCCTGCATGTCCGCGTCGTTGGCCACGCGGACCGGCTTGCCGAGCGCCTCGGTCAGGGCCGCCCCCAGGTCGAAGCCCGCCCAGCGCTCGTTGCCGAGATTGGGCGCGGTCAGGATGTGACCGTTCTTGAGGCCGCCCGGGAATCCCACGGAGACGCGGTCGTATGACCCCAGAGGCGCGACGAGCTTGGCGAGCGTCTTGACGAAGGCTCGCGGCGAGCTACCCACCGGAGTGTCCACGCGGACAGGCTTGGTGAGGAAGTGGCCGCCATCATCGACCACCACCGCCTTGAGATGCGTGCCGCCGACGTCGATGGCCAGCGTGCGGAAGCGCCGGATGCTGCGGATTGCGGATGCGTGAGCCTCGACCATGGTGCCTCTTCAGGGGACTATCCCCGGGCAAGGACCTGCATGGTACCACGCCGGCGCCGGACCTGTCGGGGAGGCTAGGTAGCTCGGAGGGGGGCTCTGCCCCCCTTCCGAAACCTCCCCCCGACGCCGTGCGAGCCGCAGGACGTCGCGGGGCTGGGGCCCTGCCGTCCGAGGCGAGCAATCTGAGAATGGCGCCGGCGAAGCCGGCGCTCGAAGCGGAACACTCTTGCTCGCGAGGGCAGGGAAATTACTTGGACAGACTCCTAGCCGGCGGCGAGGGCTCTGAGAACCCGGGGCTTGAGGAACCACATCAGCCGTGCGTCGCCCGAGGGCCCCTCGGGCAAATCGACGAGGGCCGCCCCACCTTTCTTGAACGGAAATTGCCCGCCGTCGCGAGCGCCCAGGAGACGAGCGAGAAGCTCCCCCAGCACCGGCTCGTGGCCCACGATGGCGACCATGGCCTCGCGCGGCTGCTTGCCGAGGGCGGCGAGAATCGCGTCGACGCCGCCGTGCGCGAGGGCTGGCTCGAGGCGGGGCTCGACGCGCTTGAAGGCGCGCGCAGCGATGTCGGCGGTGACGCGCGCGCGGGGAAGCGGGCTCGTGAGCA
This region includes:
- a CDS encoding ROK family protein — protein: MVEAHASAIRSIRRFRTLAIDVGGTHLKAVVVDDGGHFLTKPVRVDTPVGSSPRAFVKTLAKLVAPLGSYDRVSVGFPGGLKNGHILTAPNLGNERWAGFDLGAALTEALGKPVRVANDADMQGLAVIAGKGLEMIITLGTGFGTGIYVDGRLAPHIELGRHPCRKGETYDEHVGNVARRRVGKRKWNKRVKRAIAQIRALVNFDHLYIGGGNAKKIDFKPDPDVTIVPNTAGMAGGAGLWRD
- a CDS encoding histidine phosphatase family protein, with translation MPLVRWWPRAMRLLIIRHAAAVPSGTPGIPDDDRPLTPKGKAKFRVAAQGLARIADRPDVLLTSPLPRARVTADIAARAFKRVEPRLEPALAHGGVDAILAALGKQPREAMVAIVGHEPVLGELLARLLGARDGGQFPFKKGGAALVDLPEGPSGDARLMWFLKPRVLRALAAG